In Nitrospinota bacterium, the genomic stretch TCGGTGTACGGGATTTCTAAGGTTCGTTCACCCATGGCTTTTACGGAACTGGCGAAAACTATCCTTTTCACCCCCGCCTCCACGGCCCGCTCACCCAGAACACGGGAAGCTTCCACATTCACCCGGTAATATTCCGTGGCCGGATTTTGGGCCTTGTCATGCATTACGTGGGCCCGGCCCGCCAGATGGATAACCGTATCCACCCCGGCAAGAGCGCCCGGCAAATCCGCGCTCGCCTCCAACTCCCCGGTTATAACCGTTTTAACGCCCTCTGGAAGCCCTTTGCCGCCCTTGGCCGACCGCAAGGCGCAAACCGCCTCGTGCCCTTCCAGAAGAAGCCGTGGAACCAGCCGCCTGCCAACAAAACCGGAAGCCCCCGTCACCAGAACTTTCATGGGTTCAGTGTTTCACCCCATGGCCGGTAATGGCCTTGATAAACGTCAGGAACAGTATGTATATGTCCAGCGGGAACGACTGGCGCTCCTTGTAATAAAGGTCCATCTCCACCTTGTCGGGGATGGAAAGCTCGTCCCGCCCGTTCACCTGCGCCCATCCGGTAAGGCCGGGCCTCAAATCGTTTATGCCATATTTTTCCCGCAGGGCCACCAGGTCGTCCTGGTTGAAAAGCGCCGGGCGGGGGCCAACGAAGCTCATGTCCCCCTTTATGATGTTCCAAAGCTGGGGGATTTCGTCCAGGCTTGTTTTGCGCAGAAACCCTCCGATGGGGGTAAGGTGGTTATGCGGATCGGCCAGAAGATGGGTGGCCACCTGCGGCGTGTCTATCTTCATGCTACGCACTTTGGCCATGGGAAAATGCTTCCTGTGGCGCCCCACCCGCTCGGAAAAATAAAGCACGGGGCCTGGCGATGTTATTTTAACGGCCAGCGCCACAAAAACCATTATCACCGCCAACAGTGGGGCCAACGCCAGCGCCAACGCCAGGTCGAATACTCTCTTCAGCGTCACAGTCCCGCCCCGGCCAGTTTGCGTTCGTAAAGGGCCAGTGTTTTTTGCGTCACGATCTTTTCAGAGAACTTTTCTATAACGGCCGCCCGCCCGGCGTCGCCCATTTTGCGCCGCAAGGCCGGATCGGTTGACAGTTTTTCTATGGCTCCGGCCAGGGCGTTTACATCCCGCAACGGGACCAGCAGGCCGTTCTCGCCATGCCGGGTTATCTCGCGGCACCCGGCTATGTTGTAAGCCACGATGGGCCGGGCCGCCGAAGCCGCCTCGATGAGTGATTTTGGCACCCCTTCGCCGTAAAAGGAGGGCAGGGCCACTATGGACGCTTTCTTCAAGGTATCCGGCATGTCGTCCCGCTGGCCCCAATATTCCACCACGCCTTCATCGTTCCACTCAGCCAGCTGGCTCGGAGCTATGGATGATGGATTATGTTCATCCGGAGACCCAGCCAGGGCCATGCGGACGGCGGCCCCGCGGGACTTTAATATCCGCGCCGCCTCCACGAAATCATAAACCCCTTTAGTGGCAAGCATTCTGGAAGACAATAGAACCACCGGCGCGCCGGAAGGCTCCTTGCCCGGGGGGGTGAAAACGTCCGTATCCACTCCGGAGCCCATTATCAGTTCCGCTTGGCTTGGCGTAACGATTTTCCCGCTAACGAACGTGTTCATGTCGTCCGGGTTCTGGAAAATCGCGCAGGATTTTTTGCGTCCCATGGCCAGCCGCAGTACGGTTTTTATGGCGGTCCGGGTGACCGACGCTTTGAACCCCTGGGCCACAAAAATATGCCCAAGCCCCGCCAGCGCGTTCACCGTGACCGGCACACCGGCCAAAGACGCGGCGATGGAGCCATAGACCACCGGTTTTAACGCCACGTGATGGGCCACATGGGGCTTCACCCGTTTATAGATAGCCACTATTTCCGCAATCGCCATTGCCTCGGAGAATGGGTTCAGCGACCGGCGGGACAGGCTCAGCGGTGCAAGCGAAAACCCTTCTGCGGCAATCTTATCGCCGTGGCGGTTCACCGCCGTAGCCACGGTAACCTCGTATCCCGCGTCCCGCGCGGCCCTGGCCAAAGCCAGCCTGTGGGAGTGGAAGTACCAGTCCTCGGTGATAAAAAACAGGATTTTTCGCTTCGTCATCCGGTTATTATGAGTTTGATAATGGCCGTAATGGGAGATTTTGTCATTTCGGCGGGTATAAGGCAATATGCCCCGAAATTGGGTAGTGTCCCAGTTTGAAAGTACAGGGGAGATTCTTCACTTACGCTCAGAATGACAATATAACAGCCGTTGATAACATTGTCATCCTGAGCGAAGCGCAAGCGAAGTGAAGGATCTGTCTGTTATTTGAGATTCAAACTGGGACACCACCCGAAATTGACACCTGCATGGCTCACGGCTACCATACTTGCTCGAGGATGGCGCGAGGCGCCTGTTTTCGCAACATTTAACCGCTAAGGCGTTTTGATGCCCAGTTTGCCCCGTTCCAACCATAACCGCGTTATCCTTTTGCTGGCGGCGGTAATATTTATCGCCCACAACGCCTGGTTCCTCCGCTCCCCCATCATCATGAGCGGCGACACGCCCAGGTATATAGACTCGGCGGATTACCTTCTGGCCCACGGCGCAATAGTTGGGCGCGACCAGAATTATTCCGGGTTCGTGGCTTACCTGGCGTTTATGAAAATACTGGCGCCTGAAGGGGAATCGTTCAAAATAGCCGCCATCGCGGTCCAGACCTTTATTTCCCTCATCGCCTTTCTATGCGTTTATGGAACCGGGGCGCGGGTGTTCTCCGAGACTGCCGGGGCGCTGTCGGCTCTGTTCTTCTCGCTGAACCATTACGCCATATACTGGATCCAGTATGCGCTTACCGACTCGCTGTTCATTTCGTTCGTCATCATATCCGTATGGGCGCTGGTCCGTTTCGGCGAAAACGGGCGATGGATATGGCTGGCGGCCCCAGCCTGCCTGTTCACCGCCGCGCTCCGGCCCAACGGGGTGTTCATATTCCCGGTGTTTCTTGTTTATCTGCTGTCATATTTGTCCCGGAAGGTTCAAATAGCCATCTACTCGGCCTGTATTGCGGCGGCCATCGCGGCCTCCCCCTTCCTGATGACGGAGTTCCAGAAAGCCACGGACCATATACAGGTGATGGACAACCTCACCGGCGGTTATCTTGTGTGGGGGCTGGACAAAATTGAAATGCCCCCGTTCCAATGGGAAAAAAAGAACGTGATAGAAGATTCGTTCACCTATTTCACCGCCTATCCCAAGGACACTCTCAAGCTTTTCGCCACCCGGCTCTACACCGCCTACATCTTTACCCGGAGCGGCTACACTCCCGCCCACAACGCTTTCCTGCTCACGGTCCTGCCGGTGTTCTACATTCTCGCCGCCGCCGGGGCCGTCAGGAGTTATATTACGGTCTTCACCCGCGACAGGTTGCTTGTAATGGGCGTCATCGCCGTTCAAAGCGCCATACTGGCCCTCACTTTCAGCGATTACGACCCCCGGTTCACGTGCTACATTATTACCCTTGTGGCGCTGTTCTCGGCCTACGGCGCCGAATGGATTGGAATAATCACCGTTGGGAAACGCGGCGTTTAATGGAGCGTTGTTGATATGCCGGCATCAGTTTATCTAGACCCCGCCCGGGACGAATATACCCGCAAGCGGATGGAGCATTGGGACTCGCTGGCGCCGGATCTGGACCAATACAAACGCCACAGCGCCGCGTACCATAAAAGGCTGGCCGGGGTTTACCGGTTCATCATCCCCCAGGGAAGCCGGGTGCTGGAGATGGGATGCGGCCGGGGCGACCTTCTGGCGGCGTTAAAGCCCGGCAAAGGCGTGGGGGTGGATTTTTCAGCGGAAACAATCCTGGCGGCCCGCCAGAGGCATCCACAGCTGGAATTCATCAACGCCGACGCGCACGATTTGGATATGGCCGGGGAGTTCGATTTCATCATCCTGTCCGACCTGCTTAACGACCTGTGGGACGCGCAACAGGCCCTGGAGCGCGTCCGGAAGCTTTGTTCGCCCCGCACGAGGGTTGTGATGAACCTCTACAGCAAGCTGTGGGAGGCGCCGCTGTCATTCACCAAACGGCTGGGGCTCTCCACGCCGAACCTTACGCAGAACTGGCTTACCGTGGAGGATGTGGCGAACCTTTTGTCGCTCACGGATTTGGAGATGATCCGCAGTTTCGGCGAGGTGATGCTACCCCTTGATATTCCCGCCGTGACAACCATGTGCAACCGCTACCTTGTAAAACTGTGGCCATTAAGACATCTGGCGCTCACCAATTTCATCGTGGCGCGTCCGGTGGGTTTTGGGCCATCTCAAAAACCAGTGGTGTCCGTATTGGTTCCCGCGCGTAACGAGGCGGGGAACGTTCCGGACATTTTCAGGCGCGTGCCGCAAATGGGCGCGGGAACCGAGCTTATCTTCGTTGAGGGCCATTCCAAAGACGACACCTATTCAGCCATCGAACGGGAGATTAATAACCACCCCGGAATGCGCGTGAAGCTGTTAAAACAGACCGGCAAGGGCAAAGGCAACGCCGTGCGGGAGGGTTTTACAGCGGCCACAGGCGACGTGCTGATGATCCTGGACGCGGACCTTACCGTGCCGCCGGAAGACCTGCCCCGGTTCCTGGAGGTGATAACCTCCGGCAAGGGGGAGTTCGTCAATGGTGTACGTTTAGTCTATCCCATGGAAGACCAGGCCATGCGGTTCCTGAACCTGCTGGGCAACAAGTTCTTCAGCCTGGCCTTCTCGTGGCTTTTGGGCCAGCCGGTAAAAGACACGCTGTGCGGCACGAAGGTTCTGCGAAAAAGCGATTACGAGAACATCGCCGCCAACCGGAGCTATTTCGGCGATTTCGACCCCTTTGGCGATTTTGACCTGATATTCGGCGCCGCCAAGGCCAACATGAAGATTGTGGACCTGCCCGTGCGATACCGCGCCCGCCTTTACGGCGAGACCAACATAAACCGCTGGAGCCACGGCGCCCTGCTTCTGCGCATGGTTGCCTTCGCAATGAGCCGTATAAAGTTCATATAGGTTCCAGAAAACCGCCGGTTGCTATAAAATGCCCCTGTCGCGCCCTGTTGGGGCGCCTTTCGGGGATCGTTAAATACCGTGGAAAAAACATCGAAAATATTTGTGGCCGGACACAAGGGGCTGGCGGGGTCGGCCATTTGCCGCGCTCTTGAAAAAAACGGTTACTCCAACCTTCTTCAGCGGGACAGGGGCCAGCTCGACCTTGAGGACCAGCGTTCCGTGCGGGAGTTTTTCAAGTCTGAAAAGCCGGAATATGTTTTTCTGGCGGCGGCGCGGGTGGGGGGCATCATGGCCAACAACACGTACCGGGCCGAGTTCATCTACAACAACCTGATCATCCAGACCAACGTGATAGACGCCGCCTGGCGCGCCGGAACGCAACGGCTGATGTTTTTGGGTAGCTCCTGCATCTACCCGCGCCATTGCCCCCAGCCTATGAAGGAGGAACACCTGCTCACCGGCCCGCTGGAGCCCACCAACGAGCCCTACGCCGTGGCCAAGATAGCCGGAATAAAAATGTGCGAGGCTTATAACGCCCAGTACGGCGCAAGCTTTGTGTCCGTCATGCCCACGAACCTGTACGGGCCGAACGATAATTTCGACATACACAACGCCCACGTCCTGCCCGCCCTTCTGCGCCGGGTGCACGAGGCGAAAAAA encodes the following:
- a CDS encoding sugar transferase; translation: MKRVFDLALALALAPLLAVIMVFVALAVKITSPGPVLYFSERVGRHRKHFPMAKVRSMKIDTPQVATHLLADPHNHLTPIGGFLRKTSLDEIPQLWNIIKGDMSFVGPRPALFNQDDLVALREKYGINDLRPGLTGWAQVNGRDELSIPDKVEMDLYYKERQSFPLDIYILFLTFIKAITGHGVKH
- a CDS encoding glycosyltransferase family 4 protein; protein product: MTKRKILFFITEDWYFHSHRLALARAARDAGYEVTVATAVNRHGDKIAAEGFSLAPLSLSRRSLNPFSEAMAIAEIVAIYKRVKPHVAHHVALKPVVYGSIAASLAGVPVTVNALAGLGHIFVAQGFKASVTRTAIKTVLRLAMGRKKSCAIFQNPDDMNTFVSGKIVTPSQAELIMGSGVDTDVFTPPGKEPSGAPVVLLSSRMLATKGVYDFVEAARILKSRGAAVRMALAGSPDEHNPSSIAPSQLAEWNDEGVVEYWGQRDDMPDTLKKASIVALPSFYGEGVPKSLIEAASAARPIVAYNIAGCREITRHGENGLLVPLRDVNALAGAIEKLSTDPALRRKMGDAGRAAVIEKFSEKIVTQKTLALYERKLAGAGL
- a CDS encoding glycosyltransferase family 39 protein, whose translation is MPSLPRSNHNRVILLLAAVIFIAHNAWFLRSPIIMSGDTPRYIDSADYLLAHGAIVGRDQNYSGFVAYLAFMKILAPEGESFKIAAIAVQTFISLIAFLCVYGTGARVFSETAGALSALFFSLNHYAIYWIQYALTDSLFISFVIISVWALVRFGENGRWIWLAAPACLFTAALRPNGVFIFPVFLVYLLSYLSRKVQIAIYSACIAAAIAASPFLMTEFQKATDHIQVMDNLTGGYLVWGLDKIEMPPFQWEKKNVIEDSFTYFTAYPKDTLKLFATRLYTAYIFTRSGYTPAHNAFLLTVLPVFYILAAAGAVRSYITVFTRDRLLVMGVIAVQSAILALTFSDYDPRFTCYIITLVALFSAYGAEWIGIITVGKRGV
- a CDS encoding glycosyltransferase yields the protein MEHWDSLAPDLDQYKRHSAAYHKRLAGVYRFIIPQGSRVLEMGCGRGDLLAALKPGKGVGVDFSAETILAARQRHPQLEFINADAHDLDMAGEFDFIILSDLLNDLWDAQQALERVRKLCSPRTRVVMNLYSKLWEAPLSFTKRLGLSTPNLTQNWLTVEDVANLLSLTDLEMIRSFGEVMLPLDIPAVTTMCNRYLVKLWPLRHLALTNFIVARPVGFGPSQKPVVSVLVPARNEAGNVPDIFRRVPQMGAGTELIFVEGHSKDDTYSAIEREINNHPGMRVKLLKQTGKGKGNAVREGFTAATGDVLMILDADLTVPPEDLPRFLEVITSGKGEFVNGVRLVYPMEDQAMRFLNLLGNKFFSLAFSWLLGQPVKDTLCGTKVLRKSDYENIAANRSYFGDFDPFGDFDLIFGAAKANMKIVDLPVRYRARLYGETNINRWSHGALLLRMVAFAMSRIKFI
- a CDS encoding GDP-L-fucose synthase, whose amino-acid sequence is MEKTSKIFVAGHKGLAGSAICRALEKNGYSNLLQRDRGQLDLEDQRSVREFFKSEKPEYVFLAAARVGGIMANNTYRAEFIYNNLIIQTNVIDAAWRAGTQRLMFLGSSCIYPRHCPQPMKEEHLLTGPLEPTNEPYAVAKIAGIKMCEAYNAQYGASFVSVMPTNLYGPNDNFDIHNAHVLPALLRRVHEAKKAKAPEIVVWGTGTPTREFLHADDMASACLFVMQKGITEMVNIGTGVDVTIAELARLICSVVGYEGEVKFDPSKPDGTPRKRLDVSRLGEYGWNAGISLEEGLESAYRWFLASKYV